The following coding sequences are from one Musa acuminata AAA Group cultivar baxijiao chromosome BXJ1-6, Cavendish_Baxijiao_AAA, whole genome shotgun sequence window:
- the LOC135675777 gene encoding protein GAMETE EXPRESSED 1-like has translation MHILLPFLLVCLCAQSQSLSWPFSSSSSSPSSIRELNQGFPKEINAATAEFSMETLDDRKGLKLVENARRKLVGANSCWQNAYRNLFSGCAEIIADKEKQSRLAWQLSDCFQIDSGRSAFPSCDAGAPMLRCLKTLDDVEHKVYLEFFLETNSICHQLQTDAFKHDTERLVNDLLRSAQFAEQKLDVMEEKSEQLLQHSDKVQDSLASINLQNQQLAQASSAVEAQIHDVLEHSKAIFEQSKEIAASQVELQGGQLDMKEKLISGMASLQESYKSLDDGMLKLREEAVEIEREIQVVGSSMSSKMQNLQSKADDIGSVAGLSLEKQKQLLDRQALALEGLDFLTKFQSQALEESRDTLQRLAELGHKQQEELLLGQEQIQHAHDRLIRNSQSILAAQEEFETKQANIFAALDKLFALHNAILVESRFLKAFFFYSCVIFLLYMLTSTKQTYSIRARLYLGETLRLILYIC, from the exons ATGCACATCTTGTTGCCGTTCCTCTTGGTTTGCTTGTGTGCTCAGAGCCAGAGCCTTTCGTggcccttttcttcttcttcgtcgtcacCATCATCTATAAGAGAATTGAACCAAGGCTTCCCGAAGGAGATCAACGCTGCAACAGCCGAGTTCTCCATGGAAACGCTCGACGACCGAAAGGGATTGAAGCTGGTGGAGAACGCAAGGAGAAAGCTGGTCGGAGCAAACAGTTGCTGGCAAAACGCTTACCGAAACCTTTTCTCTGGTTGTGCAGAGATCATAGCCGATAAAGAGAAGCAATCGAGATTAGCTTGGCAGCTCAGTGATTGCTTTCAGATAGACTCCGGGAGATCAGCTTTTCCGAGTTGTGATGCAGGGGCTCCGATGTTGAGATGTCTCAAGACGTTAGATGATGTGGAGCACAAGGTCTACCTCGAGTTCTTCTTGGAGACCAACTCCATCTGCCACCAGTTACA GACTGATGCATTCAAGCATGACACAGAGAGGTTGGTCAATGATTTACTGAGATCAGCTCAGTTTGCAGAACAGAAGTTGGATGTCATGGAAGAGAAATCCGAGCAGCTACTGCAGCACTCCGATAAAGTCCAGGATTCATTAGCTTCCATCAACCTCCAGAACCAGCAATTAGCCCAAGCATCAAGTGCTGTCGAGGCCCAGATCCATGACGTGTTGGAACACTCCAAGGCGATCTTTGAGCAGTCCAAAGAGATAGCAGCTTCGCAGGTAGAGCTGCAAGGAGGACAGCTCGACATGAAAGAGAAGCTCATCTCCGGCATGGCCAGCTTGCAGGAGTCCTACAAGAGTTTGGATGATGGGATGCTGAAGCTAAGGGAGGAAGCTGTAGAAATCGAAAGAGAAATACAGGTAGTTGGGAGCTCCATGTCCTCAAAGATGCAGAATCTTCAAAGCAAAGCCGACGATATTGGTAGTGTTGCAGGCTTGTCCTTGGAGAAACAGAAGCAGCTTCTCGACAGGCAGGCTTTGGCCCTCGAAGGCCTCGATTTCCTCACCAAGTTTCAATCCCAAGCGCTTGAAGAAAGCCG GGACACCTTGCAAAGACTAGCGGAGCTCGGTCACAAGCAGCAAGAGGAGCTACTCCTCGGACAAGAGCAAATCCAACACGCTCATGACCGTCTGATTCGGAACTCTCAATCGATATTAGCAGCTCAG GAAGAATTCGAAACGaagcaagcaaacattttcgCTGCTCTGGACAAGCTCTTCGCGCTGCACAACGCAATTCTAGTAGAATCACGATTCTTGAAGGCTTTCTTCTTCTACTCCTGCGTGATCTTTCTTCTCTACATGCTCACTAGTACGAAACAGACATACAGCATCCGGGCACGCCTTTACTTAGGTGAGACTCTGCGTTTGATTCTTTACATTTGCTGA
- the LOC103986944 gene encoding serine/threonine-protein kinase RIPK: MSRHSWRSFITSCWRSTKEGSVTETKKPRPIPKSPQRLSYYDISNSGTPLSPEDLSLSLPGSNLHVFTLAELKAVTRNFSTTNFIGSGGFGPVFKGYVDDKLRPGLKAQHVAVKSLDLEGLQGHREWLAEVIFLGQLRHPHLAKLIGYCCEDEHRMLVYEYMARGSLENHLFKRLLASLPWSTRIKIAVGAAKGLAFLHEAEKPVIYRDFKASNILLDSDYTAKLSDFGLAKDGPQGEETHVTTRVMGTRGYAAPEYLLTGHLTAKSDVYSFGVVLLELLSGRRSVDKNRSNREKNLVEWARPQLNNPQKLSRVMDRNLEGQYSTKGAQKAAAVAYKCLNLNPKKRPDMRAVVETLEPLLEMNDVPIGPFVYTAPAETENDGRKEMDVKTAAKVNGLKQRVPNSAVRSEATIHMDSKGLYRNSPRHHQSSRRQNREHGV; the protein is encoded by the exons ATGTCTAGGCATTCATGGCGGTCCTTCATAACAAGCTGCTGGAGAAGCACCAAAGAGGGCTCCGTGACAGAAACCAAGAAGCCTCGGCCGATTCCCAAGTCCCCCCAGAGGCTGTCCTATTATGATATCAGCAACTCCGGCACTCCGCTCTCCCCCGAGGACCTGTCTCTGAGTCTTCCAGGATCAAATCTCCATGTGTTCACGCTTGCGGAGCTGAAGGCCGTGACGAGGAACTTCTCCACGACTAATTTCATCGGGTCAGGCGGCTTCGGTCCCGTCTTCAAGGGGTACGTCGACGACAAGCTGCGGCCGGGGCTGAAGGCGCAGCATGTGGCGGTGAAGTCCCTGGACTTGGAGGGGCTGCAAGGCCACCGGGAATGGCTG GCTGAGGTTATATTTCTTGGACAATTGCGGCATCCTCATCTGGCGAAACTGATCGGCTACTGCTGTGAGGATGAGCACCGGATGCTGGTTTACGAGTACATGGCTCGAGGAAGCCTGGAGAACCACCTCTTCAAGA GGTTGCTTGCTTCGTTGCCATGGTCTACGAGGATAAAGATAGCAGTGGGAGCTGCCAAGGGGCTTGCGTTTCTTCACGAAGCAGAGAAGCCCGTGATCTACCGCGACTTCAAAGCCTCAAACATATTACTAGACTCG GACTACACGGCGAAGCTTTCGGACTTCGGGCTGGCAAAGGACGGACCCCAAGGAGAGGAAACGCACGTCACAACCCGTGTCATGGGAACACGTGGCTACGCCGCGCCGGAGTACTTGTTGACTG GCCACCTGACGGCGAAGAGCGACGTCTACAGCTTCGGAGTGGTACTGTTAGAGCTGCTCAGTGGGCGGCGGTCCGTCGACAAGAACCGGTCAAACCGGGAGAAGAACCTCGTCGAATGGGCGAGGCCTCAACTGAACAATCCACAGAAGCTGAGCCGCGTCATGGATCGCAACCTCGAAGGCCAGTACTCCACCAAAGGTGCGCAGAAGGCAGCGGCAGTGGCTTACAAGTGCCTCAACCTCAACCCCAAAAAGAGGCCTGACATGAGAGCCGTCGTGGAAACCTTGGAGCCTCTGCTGGAGATGAATGACGTACCCATCGGCCCCTTCGTGTACACAGCGCCAGCAGAGACAGAAAATGATGGCAGGAAGGAGATGGACGTGAAGACTGCAGCAAAGGTGAACGGACTCAAGCAACGGGTCCCCAACTCAGCGGTCCGTTCTGAGGCCACCATTCACATGGATAGCAAGGGTTTGTACAGGAACTCTCCAAGGCACCACCAGAGCTCGAGGAGACAGAACAGGGAACATGGAGTGTGA